A stretch of DNA from Lysinibacillus sp. B2A1:
ATATGGCTAATTACTATTAGAGAAATCATTTGGTTTAATTACGAATCATCAATACTTTGGCTAGGTGTAATACTTTATGTAGTAGCCATTTGTGATTTTGGCTATAATATTTATCAATTTAAAAATATAAAGCATTCAACAAATTGATTTCGTTGAATGCTTTCAAAGGTTACTCTAGATGTCTAAAGGGATCTTTCAGTACACTTATTTTACTTCTTCCATAAACGTTCTAAGATTTTCGACTATTTCTTTAGATCTGGTATGGTGTAAATAGTGTTCCCCCTCAAGTGTCATCACTTTTCCATGTACTGAGTGTTTGACTTGCGCTTCGTGTAGATTTATCCAATTTTTAACAGTTTCATCTTCTGTCACAAATAAAATAAGCGGTAGCTCTTTAGGGAATGTTAGATTTTCTGCTGCTGTAAAGTTTCTATAAAAGTTTATCATTTCATTAGAAATGCTAGTATTATAAAAGTTTTTAAGCATAATCATCCTCATTTGTTCTTTTGTCTCGTCATCATGGGGTAGTCCTGCATATGGATCTTCATCTTCTAGTTTTAACATCAATCTGCCTATACCCGATTTCTTAAGAAATTGAAATGTTTTTATAGGAAACTTTGTATCCATACCCCCCTGTGTTGGTACACTGCTGTCAATACCTACAAATGCACTGACCTCGTTTGGATATTTATTTACATAATCTAATCCATAAATACCTGCAATGGAATGACCCATAAGAATATATTGGTCAATATTCAATTGTTGTAAGGCTTCATGAATTTCACTAACGATATTTTCTGTGCTTCGTTCTGTATCTGTAACATCACTTAATCCATATCCAAAAGGCTCAATTATGACAACCTTATAATATGGAGCTAGCTCTTTCACAAGCGGCTTAAAATCAAGTGCTGGGGCCGCTGTTCCAAAACCTGGTAGTAGCACCACTGTTTCTTCACCAACTCCTTGAATTGTGACATTCATATTTTGTCCGTTTACGGATACAAGCTGACCATAGGATTCTATTTTTCCTTGTTCTATTTTGTTGCAGACAATGTTTACGATAAATACAATCGCTAGTGCAAGGACAATTGCCACAGCTATTATGCCAATTGATTTAAGTATAATTTTTAATACTTTATTCATCTGTAGACACGAGAGGTTAGAACACCGTTGAGGTCGTTTTTCACCTGTGCTCGTGCTTTCCCTCCTTTTCATAACACCTTGATGATTTCTGTTGGCTTATTCCAGCTTCTTTATAGGCTGTTAATGAAAGTGTATATGTTGAAGATGTATTCTCTATGACAACAATATGAACGCAATATGAACAATAAAAAAATGTTACAACTTATGTTCACAAGTCGTAACATTTAATATTGGTTTTAATTTGTTGGTGCTATGATAGGTAATGTGACAATGAAAGTCGTGCCTTGCCCAAGCTGGCTTTGCACTTGGATGTCTCCTTGATGAAGCGATACAATCTGTTTCACAATAGCCAGTCCCATACCACTTCCGTCATATTTACGGCTATGGGAGCGATCAGCCTTAAAAAAACGCTCGAATATACGCTTTTGATCCCCTAAAGAAATTCCAATGCCCATATCAGCTACTCGGACTATTACATGATTGACCTCTTGTTTTATGCTGACATCAATCATATCACCGTCACTTGAAAATTTGATGCTATTGGTAAAAATATTTGTCCATACCTGATTTAATTGATCATAATCAGCCATTAGGTGAACAGCCTGTAAATTGACATTAAAATGGATGTTGCGAGCAGACCATTGCGGCTGAATTGCGATGATAACACGCCTAATTTGTTCATCAAGGCTAAATGTAACAAGCTGTAATTGCTGTGCCTTCGATTCAAGCAAACTCAGCTTTAGTAGACTATCACTCATCTTGGACATTCGATTTGCTTCAGCAATGATAATATCGAGATAACGACTTTTCTCGTCTTCAGAGAGGTCGACTTGCTTCAGTGCTATAGCATAACCGGATATTGATGTAAGTGGCGACTGTACTTCATGAGAGACGTTGGATACGAAATCTCTTCGCATCTGCTCAAGCTGCTGTAAATCGTGTGCCATTTCTTCAAAGCTCCGAGCCAAGGTACCTAACTCACCCGTTTGCTTAATATTCAGCTCGACATTGAAATCTCCTCCTGCTATATGCCTAGTAGCTTTTGTTAATTTTTTGATTGGCTTTACAAAAAACATCGCCGCTACTAAAAACACTAGGCTTCCTAATACAAGGGCATATGTTGAAAAATTCAATATCAATTTTATTGCAAACGAGGTAGAAGGTAAGGAGATTGGTTCTACAAACATCGCTTTGGTACCCATTTCAGTTGTTAAAGGCATTCCTAAGAGAGTAGATGAAACACCACTTGACTCCACTTGAACAACCTCTCCAGCCAAAACTTTTCTGACCTGTTCATTTGTCACAGCTGCAAATTTATCGCCGTTCAACTCTCCGTAACTTTGAAACTGCCCCGTTTCTTCATAAATGCGTATATGATAGGATTGGAGCTGATTCATCTCACTTACGAATGTCACCGCTTCATTATATGGTAATGTATCAAAAATCAGCACGATGTCCTGTCCAAAGTTCAGTAAGGGGATTTGCAAGTTTTCGTTCAATTTATCTTTAAACACCCATGTTGCCATGAAAAAGGAAATGATTGTACCTCCAATTACGGCAACTAAGAATGTTACTACAACACGTGTATATAAAGATCGAATCATTCATAAACCTCAAGCCGATAGCCAAGCCCACGTACCGTCTCTATTTGAAATTCTGTTGAAGTTGTGAACCTCTCCCGTAGGCGCTTTATATGTACATCGATAGTTCGGTTATCTCCTGCAAAATCAATTCCCCACACCTGATCAATCAACTGCTCCCGTGTGTAGACCTGCCCTGGTGTTCCAGCTAGCTTATATAGCAATTCAAATTCTTTGAGCGGCAGCGAAATGGACTCGGCTCCTCTCATAACCTTATATGTCCGACGGTCAAGTGTAATAGTACCAAGCTTAATAGTCTGTGTGGAGCCAATTTTGTAGCGCTTCAATAATGCCTTTATACGTACCGTTAACTCTAACGGATCAAACGGCTTAGTCAAATAATCATCAGTTCCTAGTTCGAAGCCTTTCACTTTTTCCCATGTTTCACCTCTTGCAGTCAACATAAGTAACGGGAGTTCAGCATTTACGCTACGTAGCTCTTTACATAAAGTCCACCCATCCATTATCGGCATCATAATATCAAGCACAACAAGGTCAACATGTGTTGCGTGATAAATGGACAGTGCTTCCTTCCCATCCTTTGCTTCAATTGTTGTGAATCCATCTTTGCGCAAAAATAGGCAGACGAGTTCGCGAATGTTCGCATCATCGTCAGCAACAAGTATAGTAGGCATTCGTTTCCTCTTTTCATTTCTAGATTTACGTTACAATTATACAATAAATTTAATTCTATTACCTTTTGGAGTTAGCATCCGTTATCAGCATAATCTTTACACAGAAAAAAGACTGTAAACAAATATAAGTCTGTCTACAATCCCCATATTATCCTTTGTTTTCAAATCTCTATTTATACAATTCCTTATAAACGATTACTTTTAGAGCCGTAATCTCTTCCTCTGTTAATTTCCCCTGAACTTCTTGAAGAACCTCATCCTTCGTCATCGAACCATTTTGAACTTTTTCTCGGATAGTATTCAGCTCCGAGATTCCCACTTTTTGAATTAAGACTTTGGTAGCCTCTTCTTTAGTTGTAAACGGCAATTTGCTGCTGTCAGCCGATTTTGCCTCATCCATAAACGACTTTAGTTCAGGATCACTTTCAATCGTTTGCTTAATTTCTTCGATTTCACCACTATTCTCTAATTCTGTTGAAATCGTCTCCACTATTTTATCGGAGGCAAACTTTGTACCGTAGTGATACACTCCGTAACCAATCACGCCTAGGAAAATTAGAAATATTAATAGGAATTTAATGAATCTCATATTCTCACACTCCTTTATCCTAAAGATAATAATACTATATAAAATGAAGTGAAGAGAAATGAAAGCCTTTGAAGGATGGCAGGGACAAGTGACAGATTAAACCTATTACCTGCATAGCCTCAAAAAATATTTTCTATTTCTTGAGATTTTTTTTAATAGTATGCGTTTTTAAGATAAGGAGGTGTATTTCATGAATGAGCAGCTTATCCAAAAAGTCTTAGCTGGTGATCAACAGGCTTTTCGTATCATTGTCGATACATATAAGCAGCCGCTTGTCAGTTTTTTAAACTATCATACGAAGGATGAGGAGTTGGCAAAGGATATTGCACAAGAGGCTTTTATAAAATGCTATGAAAACCTACAACACTTTAAAGGTAATCACTTTAAGGCTTGGCTTTTTCGAATAGCAATGAATCAGCTAATTGATTTTAAAAGAAAACATAAGGAAGATGCATCACCGCTTGAGGAAACTCCCTCATTGCTGACACCTGAATCTGTAGTTATTGCGAAGGAGCAGAATGCGCTGCTCCAGCAATGGCTTCAAACGCTGGACGACAAAACTCGTCAAATATTTGCTTTGAAGTATACTAGTGATTGCTCTTATGAAGAGATTGCTGAGACGCTCAGTATATCCATTGCCGAGGTCCGAAATCGGCTATATCGGACAAAAATTCGGCTAAGAAAAGCAGAGAAGAAAGGAGACATAAATGGTGAAATGCTTATCGATGGAAGACATGTTTGATTTTCTCGATGGACGAATGGAAGGCAAGAAAATAACGCAAATTGAAAGACATATGCAAGATTGTCCCTCTTGCTCAGCACGATTTGAGGAACTTCTGGAAACTGAGCACACAATAAGTACCCTGTTCCCACCTGTTAGTGTAGAGGCTACCTTTACAGATCAAGTGATGGATAAATTAACTAAGAAAAAGACTACAAAAAAACATCATTGGCGAGCAACCTTAGCAACAGTGATGATCACAGCAGCATTCATTTTTCTGATATTTTCGATACTCCAAAAGGAAGACTATCAAAATGCCTCTTCAGTATCCATAAAAGTCAAGGATGTAAAGATATCAGATGCTTTCATCTATGTGACATTAGCTACATCTGGCTATGACGGCGAACACCTTCTTTTAAATGATCCAGATGATTATGACACATCAATGGTATTTTCAAATGGAGAAAACAGGCTCTCTGGTTTTATTACAGAAAAATCAAAGAGTGAAGTCACATTTGAGTTTCCATTATTTGATGTACCTGATTCTAGATTTAATTTGCTTTTTTACATTAATCGTTTGTATGGAATAGATGGAAAATGGTCAATTCAAGTACCAATTGATCGCAGGGATATGTTAGCACAAACCGAAAATGTTACACTTCAAACATCTTTTGAAAAGGATGGTATTGATGTTAACTTTATCCGTGCTCAACACGGGCCTGAGAACTCCCTTATCCAATTCGAAACAAAGTTTACAGAGGAAATGGCAACATTCGTAGAGCAGCAAGTGACTAAATACACTGTGGATTTACCACAAGATGAAAAATCAGCATTTGTAGGTTATAATGCACAAATTCTTTTTGATGTTTTTAATGCTGAGGGGCAAAAATTAAGTCGATCAATTCCAGAAGATACCATAAGTGTCCAAAATGATCGATATGCACATACAATAACACTTAGTGGCTATCCTAGCGTTCAAAATGGTGGGTATTTATTAGTAACGGGCGTCAAGTTTGAGCTGCCAACGAATATAAGACATCCACTTTCTATTGATCAATTGCCTTATACATTTACCTACAATGGTACAGATTATGAGGTGAAGCTTCTACCAGATCAACGTCTTGAAGTTTCTTCAGATGCCAAGACAACTAGCATTAAAAATTGGCATATTACAGTTGATCATAAAACCGCTTGGGATTACTCCGAATTCAGAACTGAGAATCAAAAACTGTATACGACATTTACATTAGAAAAGGATATTCCATTCGATTCATTTATTCTTTATGGTCAAACAGAATTAAAATACGTATATTTCGATAAACCAATTACTGTAGATATTCACTAAAATTATTTGAAATCATTCCTCCTTCTGAAATGGATCAACCAATTTCAGAAGGTTTTTTAGTTGGTCATGCATCAGGTTAAACTAATTTATTTCACAAAATAGTATAATATAATAGTAATCAATATATTAGGAACAGCCATTAGAAACGAATTAGCCGTAAATTTATTTCGTTCATCCCTATGCTCCCTTGTTTCAGTAGCAAAGTTTGCGCGCATACGATCTCCACTCACCATTGAGCCTGACATAATCATTGCTACTACAATTAAGATGCAGCCAATGATTCCTGAAATGAAATAAGCTCTTTCCATACCCCATAAAAGCATCGATGCCGAGACACCTATGATGGATAAAATTGTGCCAATGAATAAATATTTCATCTAAACACCCCCATTACCTATTATACGGCCACCCCCATATTTTGTTTCAATTACATTTATTCTACTGGAAAATTCCAACGAAAAGACGATAATAGACAATGAAGAAGATAGTATATATTTACATAAAGTGAGGTGAATATCGTTGACGATAAGCTCATTATCTAGTGAGAATCTATTGATTACTCAAAAATTATTACAAGATGTTTCTGATAACAAAAAATTAAATTTATCTGCAGAACAAAAAATTGCCTTCAAGGAAGTATTAACGGAAATTCTTTTAGGCAATGGTACAACTAATGCCGTTTCTGACATACAGAAACAATCCATTATCAATGAACTAAAAAATTCAAATGGTCTAAATAGTTATCTTAATGCTCTCAATCCTAATGCATTGTATGGCAGTGGTGAATCAACCATTCAACAACAGATTTTTAACAGTTTAGGGCTAGCGAATAGTAACAACCAATCATCTTCCAATCTTTTATTGGCAGCTCTTAGTAATTCTTCTGTAGCAGGTGAAGGTGCTACCTCAAAAATTGGAAACAATACTGCAGCAAAGACAAAAGCAATGGCATCCTATCAACAACAAACCCCTATGAATTTGAGTACAAATATGGGTGCGTTGGCCTCAAGAATTGGTGACATTAGATCAGGCTTTTTTATTTAAAAGTATCTTCTTCTTGTTAAAGTGACGGCTTGATTACCTTCCCTTTAACACTCCTTCCAGCACACCAAAAAGCAGGATTCTCTTTTTAAAGGGGAATACTGCTTTTTAGAAGTTTTCGATACCAACACTAAATATTTAAATAGATAATGATGTAATTTGAAGCCTGTAGGGTACTTACTTAACATATTTTAAATACTTTTTAACAAAATCTACGATGTAATACACTTCTTCTTCAGTAATATTTAACAGATTAGAAATTCTTTGTCGTTTTGCAGGTGATTTTAATTGTTCCTTCACTTGATCGATTCTCATATATTTACACTTCCGAGGATTAACATGATCTCTAATTTGCTTGTATCGAGTGTAAGCGTAACGAGCAAGTGCATTCAGCATTTCTCCCTCCTGCTCATCACGTT
This window harbors:
- a CDS encoding DNA-binding response regulator, with amino-acid sequence MPTILVADDDANIRELVCLFLRKDGFTTIEAKDGKEALSIYHATHVDLVVLDIMMPIMDGWTLCKELRSVNAELPLLMLTARGETWEKVKGFELGTDDYLTKPFDPLELTVRIKALLKRYKIGSTQTIKLGTITLDRRTYKVMRGAESISLPLKEFELLYKLAGTPGQVYTREQLIDQVWGIDFAGDNRTIDVHIKRLRERFTTSTEFQIETVRGLGYRLEVYE
- a CDS encoding alpha/beta hydrolase, with the protein product MKRRESTSTGEKRPQRCSNLSCLQMNKVLKIILKSIGIIAVAIVLALAIVFIVNIVCNKIEQGKIESYGQLVSVNGQNMNVTIQGVGEETVVLLPGFGTAAPALDFKPLVKELAPYYKVVIIEPFGYGLSDVTDTERSTENIVSEIHEALQQLNIDQYILMGHSIAGIYGLDYVNKYPNEVSAFVGIDSSVPTQGGMDTKFPIKTFQFLKKSGIGRLMLKLEDEDPYAGLPHDDETKEQMRMIMLKNFYNTSISNEMINFYRNFTAAENLTFPKELPLILFVTEDETVKNWINLHEAQVKHSVHGKVMTLEGEHYLHHTRSKEIVENLRTFMEEVK
- a CDS encoding two-component sensor histidine kinase, with product MIRSLYTRVVVTFLVAVIGGTIISFFMATWVFKDKLNENLQIPLLNFGQDIVLIFDTLPYNEAVTFVSEMNQLQSYHIRIYEETGQFQSYGELNGDKFAAVTNEQVRKVLAGEVVQVESSGVSSTLLGMPLTTEMGTKAMFVEPISLPSTSFAIKLILNFSTYALVLGSLVFLVAAMFFVKPIKKLTKATRHIAGGDFNVELNIKQTGELGTLARSFEEMAHDLQQLEQMRRDFVSNVSHEVQSPLTSISGYAIALKQVDLSEDEKSRYLDIIIAEANRMSKMSDSLLKLSLLESKAQQLQLVTFSLDEQIRRVIIAIQPQWSARNIHFNVNLQAVHLMADYDQLNQVWTNIFTNSIKFSSDGDMIDVSIKQEVNHVIVRVADMGIGISLGDQKRIFERFFKADRSHSRKYDGSGMGLAIVKQIVSLHQGDIQVQSQLGQGTTFIVTLPIIAPTN
- a CDS encoding RNA polymerase subunit sigma-70, producing the protein MNEQLIQKVLAGDQQAFRIIVDTYKQPLVSFLNYHTKDEELAKDIAQEAFIKCYENLQHFKGNHFKAWLFRIAMNQLIDFKRKHKEDASPLEETPSLLTPESVVIAKEQNALLQQWLQTLDDKTRQIFALKYTSDCSYEEIAETLSISIAEVRNRLYRTKIRLRKAEKKGDINGEMLIDGRHV